The following is a genomic window from Bacteroidales bacterium.
TAGTGACAACATGGTTTTACAACAACAATCAGAGGTAGCAATCTGGGGTTGGTCGAATCCCAATACGAGTGTAAAGGTTGTTACATCATGGGATAAGAAAAACGTTACTACCAAAAGTGACAAAAACGGATATTGGAAACTGAAATTAAAAACTCCGGTTGCAAGTAAAACGCCTTATGAAATAACTGTTACTTCCGGAACAACCATTACTCTAAAAAATGTACTTATCGGGGAAGTATGGATATGCTCCGGACAATCCAATATGGAAATGCCCATGAAAGGATTCCATGGACAACCGATTGAGGGCGGACCTGAAGCCATTATGAATTCGAGAAATCCCGAAATACGTTGTTTTACGGCACAGAAAGCATCTAAATCCACACCACAGGATGACTGTATCGGTTCGTGGAAAGTTGCAGATATACAAACAGTTCCTGATTTTAGTGCCACTGCATATTTTTTTGGACGCATGATCAATCAGGCGTTAGATGTTCCGGTAGGATTGATTCATACCAGCTGGGGCGGCTCCCGCATTGAAGCCTGGATGCCTCCAGAAGCTTTGAAAGACATTCCTGAAAAAAAAATACCGGTTACAGATGAAGATATAAAAATAAACAACGGGACAGCCACTGTTCTCTACAACGGAATGCTTCATCCATTCATCGGTTATGGTATACGCGGAGCAATATGGTACCAGGGAGAATCCAATAAAGACGAACCTGCTTTATATGTAAAAATGTTCGATAATATGGTGCGTGAATGGAGGAACTTATGGGGAATCGGAGAATTTCCTTTTTATTATTGTCAGATTGCCCCATATAATTATGGAGGGTTAAGCTCCGCTTATATCCGTGAAGCCCAATTTAAATGTATGGAGACACCGAATACAGGCATGGCCGTGCTCATGGATTCTGAAAGTCCGGGATGTATTCATCCCCCGAAAAAGAAGGAAGCCGGAGAACGGTTAGCTCTATGGGCATTGGCAAAAACTTATGGTATGGAAAAGATACATTATAGAAGTCCGGAAGTCCAGTCATTTGATATAGAAGGGAGGGTGATCATTCTGACATTTAATAATGCCAATCTTGGCTTAACTTCTCATGGGAAAGAAATACTTAATTTCAGTGTAGCTGGAAAGAACAAACATTTTCATCCGGCTAAAGCTGCCATTTCCGGCAATAAAATATTTATATTCTCTCCAAACGTTGCAGAACCAGTCGCCGTCCGTTATTGTTTTGACAACCTCTCCGCTACTGAAATATTTACTATAGAAGGTAATTTACCAATATCATCATTTCGGACCGATGAATGGTAAGATCAAGATAAAAAAATACGGTAGGGGAAAATCCTACCGTATTTTTTATATCGTATAATGAACATACTTATTCTTTTGATGAAAAAAGCTTGGTAAACCAAAACTTCGTTTTTTCACTTTGTTTAACACGGGAAGCTGCTGAAGTTAAAGAAATTACAGGAACCGATGAATCATTAATGATTTGATGCGCCACTGCGCCGATATACTTATCGGAAGTGCTGATTTCCTGGTGTGTCATGATCATCAAAGAGTCTGCTTTAATATCTTTTACGTATTGAAGTATGACCTCATGAACAGGATGATGGCTTCTTTTGAATAATTTATCCGTACATCTGACCCCATTTTCTTCGATCATCTTTTTCATCCGCTGCATTTTCGTGTAGATTCGACTTTTTCTTTCCGAAATCCCACCCATTACCACAGAAACCAAAAGAATTGTTGCATCAAAAAACAAACCGAATGAAATAGCATTAAATACTTCTTCACGTGTTTGTTTTGTCAGATCGATGGGAAGCACAATATTTTTAAAATCAGTTTCACTGTTAACAGCCGGAATAGTAATCACAGGACAACTCGAATCACTGACCACATGCATTGTATTAGAACCAAACCGGACAGCAGAAGATTGTACAGAAGTACGTCCCATAACAATAAAACGGGCATTTTCTTCTTTAGCTGTAAACAATATCCGCTCATAAATTTTTCCTGTTTCGACACGAAATCCAATCTGTAATTTTGATTCTTCAGAGGCTTTCAGGGCAACTTGTTGCAATCGATCTGTAATTTCCCGTTCCATGGAATCGGTTATTTTCTTTTTCATGCTTTCAGAATGCTCATTCTGAAATACATTGGCCAAAGTAAGTAAATCAGAATCCATCACCACAAGCAATAAAATTCCACCATTTACAAAATCAGCTAGCTTATATGCCTGTCGCAACGCAGCATTAGAAAGCTCTTGAAAATCATATGCAACAATAATTTTATATTCTTCCATGTCTGTATTTAAAGTATATTATCATTCTATATTTTTAGTGGCCCAGTTGAAAAAGCAATGTTTTCACAAAAGTAAATATTTTTTATGATTTTTTTACAAAAAAAAAGTTTATCTTGACGCAACAAATCCGTAATATTGCATCTGAATAATAAAAGGAATTTTGTGTTTTTTGAAATATAAGGATACTTCTTTTTATTGTTCACAATTTGAAGCGACATTAAAAAGAGACAAACATTGGCAGACCTTTTTTCCGATATAATAAAGCGTTGCAAACGCGGCGATAGAAAGGCGCAGGAATCTATATATAATCTGCTTTCTGCAAAAATGTTTGCTGTTTGTATGCGTTATTGTACGAATTATGAAGAAGCCAGGGATGTATTACATGATGGATTTGTCACAGTATTTACCAAAATAGGCCAATTCCAGCATGCAGGTAGTTTCGAGGGCTGGGTACGCCGGATTTTTGTAAATCAGGCATTAGAGCGTTACCGTAATAATTCTAAAATACCTGTAGTTGATGACTGGGACAGTGTAGATTACCAGTTGGCAGCTCCGGAAGTGGAAGATGAATGGGGAGCATACCAATTATCTGAATCTGATTTGCTGGATTTGGTTAATAAACTACCCCAGCAGTATAAAGTGGTCTTTAACCTATATGTAATGGAGGGGTTGTCCCATAAAGAAATAAGTGAAATGTTGGAGATTGCAGAAAGCACCTCCCGTTCGAATTTATTAAGGGCCAGGAATATCCTTCAAAAACAAGTGAATGAGTTGGTTGAGTCGATATCATATAAACAACAATGCAAGTAAATAAGGAACATATTGACGAATTATTTGCCCGTAAGTTGGGAAATATGGAAATATCTCCTCCTGAAGATGCGTGGCATCGAATAGAAAAGGATTTAAATTATCGTAATCAGAATACCCGTAGATTTTGGTTGGCTGCAGCATCTATAGCTTTAATATTAGGAGCTTTTGCATCCGTCATTTATCTTCAGGGGGATAAAATTACTCCTGAAGTAAAAACTGTAACATCCATTTTAAACGACAGGGTTGAACAAGAAGTTATAAATGACGATTTATCATTACCACCTTCAGATCTTCCTTCTGATAAATATGATCCCTCAACTGCAGTTGCTATACAAAATAGTCAAAATGAATCCACTGATAATCCTTCACAGAAAGCTGATATAGATGTAGCAGAAACTTCCCCACAAGATTATGTAGAACAAGAATCTCCTCTAAATCAAGACCCTGTAAGCATTCCCTTAGATCAAAAAATCGATACTAAAAAAACACCTGTCTACTTCGACTATCAAAATGAAGTAGCTTATATGCAACCAATCAGAACAAAGAAGTTAGAACTATTGTCCAGAAAGCCCCCTGTCGTCAATAAATCATCTTCTTTACCGAAGGAAGTACCCACCGTTGCCTCTGCATCAACAAATATTCCGATATATGATATGCCTTATTTTAATAATGATCATATAGATATATCGCCAAAAACAGACGACAGATGGGAAGTTACAGGACAATTTGCCCCGATGTATTCTTATCGTGCAATTACAGGATTACCGGATAATCTGAGTAAATCTGATTTTGATGATGCAGAAAGTGCATTGCTAGCGTATTCCGGAGGTGTAAAGGTGGCCTATAAAGTAAAAAATAGATTTAGCATCCAAACTGGAGTATATTACACTCAAATGGGTCAGGCTATCAATCATGTTACTCCTGCGTATAATATGTATGCTGCAATTTCTTCCAATAATTCCTACTCAAAAAACTTTGTCAGGACTTCTTCGGGTAATGCGACTGTTACATCCGGGATGAAAGCCAATGTGAATGATAATTATGCTAATTATTTCAATGGTGACGAAGCAACTCCGAATAGCACCACTAATACCGTTGCAAATGCTACATTATCAAATACAAGCCCTACAAAATACAGAATGATAGAAAGGCTCGATTATATCGAAATACCTGTAATTTTACGGTATAAATTAATTGATAGAAAAATATCATTCTCTATATCTGGTGGTATGAGTGCCAATATTTTAATAGACAACAATGTATTTATCGACAATGGTAGCGAATTGATCAAAGATGGTACTATATTAATGGCCAGACCTGTCAATTATAATGGTTCAGTAGGAATAGGCATGAGTTACCAAATCACGAAAAAGCTACTTATTGGTATTGAACCGATGTTTAAATATTATCTTCAGTCATACACAACGAATAACTCGATTGACAGCCACCCGTATGCATTAGGAGTTTATTTTGGTACTGTATATCAGTTCTGATTTTTGACAAAATTTGAATTGAATAATAATAAATTTTTATTTTGAAATTATCTTCAGAAATCTACATTTTCTCTAAAAAAAATGTAGATTTGCATTATCATACGGTAATATAAATGTTTTATTATGGGTATTCAAGAGCAAGTAAAACATAATCAGGAATTTGAAAACACAACGGAAGATAAGCATCATTTAATTCTACATAACGATGATGTGCATACTTTTGACTTTGTGATTACATCACTGATTGATATATGTAAGCATGATGTATATCAAGCGGAACAATGTGCATATATTGTTCATCATAAGGGTAAATGTGATGTAAAAAAAGGATCATACGATTTTCTACATCCTATGAAAGACCAATTGACAGATAAAGGTTTAAGTGTAACAATCGATTAATATGTCTGCAGCCTTAGTAATTCTTCTTATAGTTATAGGTCTGGCGCTTATCGTAGTAGAAGTTGTTGTTCTTCCGGGGGTCACAGTAGCTGGGGTTGCTGGCGTTATTTTAATTGCGGGAGGAGTGTTTTTTGCATACAGTAATTTTGGTACTGCAGTGGGTACCTTCTCATTGATTGGAACCAGTTTACTCTTCATCATATTCCTGATTTATGCCTTAAGGTCAAAAACATGGGATCGTGTTTCTTTACATGCGGAAATAGATGGGAAGGTAAATCTATCTAATACCACCGATATCAAAGTTGGAGATATGGCAATGACGGTATCCCGTTTAGCTCCTATTGGAAAAGTCCTGATCCATGATAAAATTGTAGAGGGAAAATCTGAATTCGGATTGATCGATGAAAATAAGGAAGTAAAAGTTATCCAGGTGAATGAATCATCTGTCGTCGTACAAGAAATAAAACAATCATAAATTAAATAATATTTATATGGAAGGAATTGGGTTTTATGCTATTATTCTGGTTTTAGCAATTGTCTTTTTATGGATCATTCTTTATTTTGTCCCGTTAAACCTTTGGTTTCAATGTATCCTGACGCAAGTACGAATTTCGTTGATACAATTGGTTTTGATGCGTTGGCGTAAAGTTCCGCCATCCATTATCGTGAATGCCATGATCAATTCAAAAAAAGCCGGTCTTGATTTAAGTGCCGATCAACTCGAGGCGCATTATCTGGCGGGCGGACATGTACAAAAAGTTGTTAATGCATTGATTTCTGCGGACAAAGCAAATATTCCCCTGGATTTTAAAGCTGCTACAGCTATAGACCTGGCCGGACGTGATGTTTTTGAAGCTGTACAAATGTCGGTGAATCCTAAAGTGATCAATACCCCGCCGGTAGCTGCTGTTGCAAAAGACGGTATACAGTTGATCGCAAAAGCCCGTGTAACCGTACGTGCTAACATCAAACAATTAGTAGGGGGTGCCGGGGAAGAAACCATTCTTGC
Proteins encoded in this region:
- a CDS encoding RNA polymerase sigma factor, with translation MADLFSDIIKRCKRGDRKAQESIYNLLSAKMFAVCMRYCTNYEEARDVLHDGFVTVFTKIGQFQHAGSFEGWVRRIFVNQALERYRNNSKIPVVDDWDSVDYQLAAPEVEDEWGAYQLSESDLLDLVNKLPQQYKVVFNLYVMEGLSHKEISEMLEIAESTSRSNLLRARNILQKQVNELVESISYKQQCK
- a CDS encoding sialate O-acetylesterase encodes the protein MKKSIKTIIVCFLFAVFFAFQINASIKLPSFFSDNMVLQQQSEVAIWGWSNPNTSVKVVTSWDKKNVTTKSDKNGYWKLKLKTPVASKTPYEITVTSGTTITLKNVLIGEVWICSGQSNMEMPMKGFHGQPIEGGPEAIMNSRNPEIRCFTAQKASKSTPQDDCIGSWKVADIQTVPDFSATAYFFGRMINQALDVPVGLIHTSWGGSRIEAWMPPEALKDIPEKKIPVTDEDIKINNGTATVLYNGMLHPFIGYGIRGAIWYQGESNKDEPALYVKMFDNMVREWRNLWGIGEFPFYYCQIAPYNYGGLSSAYIREAQFKCMETPNTGMAVLMDSESPGCIHPPKKKEAGERLALWALAKTYGMEKIHYRSPEVQSFDIEGRVIILTFNNANLGLTSHGKEILNFSVAGKNKHFHPAKAAISGNKIFIFSPNVAEPVAVRYCFDNLSATEIFTIEGNLPISSFRTDEW
- a CDS encoding universal stress protein, whose protein sequence is MEEYKIIVAYDFQELSNAALRQAYKLADFVNGGILLLVVMDSDLLTLANVFQNEHSESMKKKITDSMEREITDRLQQVALKASEESKLQIGFRVETGKIYERILFTAKEENARFIVMGRTSVQSSAVRFGSNTMHVVSDSSCPVITIPAVNSETDFKNIVLPIDLTKQTREEVFNAISFGLFFDATILLVSVVMGGISERKSRIYTKMQRMKKMIEENGVRCTDKLFKRSHHPVHEVILQYVKDIKADSLMIMTHQEISTSDKYIGAVAHQIINDSSVPVISLTSAASRVKQSEKTKFWFTKLFSSKE
- a CDS encoding ATP-dependent Clp protease adaptor ClpS, translated to MGIQEQVKHNQEFENTTEDKHHLILHNDDVHTFDFVITSLIDICKHDVYQAEQCAYIVHHKGKCDVKKGSYDFLHPMKDQLTDKGLSVTID
- the floA gene encoding flotillin-like protein FloA (flotillin-like protein involved in membrane lipid rafts); this translates as MEGIGFYAIILVLAIVFLWIILYFVPLNLWFQCILTQVRISLIQLVLMRWRKVPPSIIVNAMINSKKAGLDLSADQLEAHYLAGGHVQKVVNALISADKANIPLDFKAATAIDLAGRDVFEAVQMSVNPKVINTPPVAAVAKDGIQLIAKARVTVRANIKQLVGGAGEETILARVGEGIVSSIGSAASHKSVLENPDSISKVVLNKGLDSGTAFEILSIDIADVDVGKNIGAQLQMDQAHADKNIAQARAEERRAMAVALEQENKAKIHEARAKVTEAEAEVPKAMAEAFRSGNLGIMDYYKMKNIEADTFMRESIGKPNNPTKRTD